From the genome of Vicia villosa cultivar HV-30 ecotype Madison, WI linkage group LG2, Vvil1.0, whole genome shotgun sequence, one region includes:
- the LOC131654191 gene encoding serine/threonine protein phosphatase 2A 55 kDa regulatory subunit B beta isoform isoform X3: MNGGDDVVAAPAGPPSPLEWKFSQVFGERTAGEEVQEVDIISAIEFDKSGDHLATGDRGGRVVLFERTDTKDHGESRRDSERMDYSISRHPEFRYKTEFQSHEPEFDYLKSLEIEEKINKIRWCQIANGALFLLSTNDKTIKFWKVQEKKVKKIAEMNVDPSLKTMGNGSIASSSNLSNPKPSLENGGYPDSDRSFNYLSSDFSFPPGGIPSLRLPVVVSSHETSLVARCRRVYAHAHDYHINSISNNSDGETFISADDLRINLWNLEISSQSFNIVDVKPANMEDLTEVITSAEFHPTHCNTLAYSSSKGSIRLIDLRQSALCDSHAKLFEEQEAPGSRSFFTEIIASISDIKFGKDGRYILSRDYMTLKLWDINMDSGPVATYQVHEYLRPKLCDLYENDSIFDKFECCLSGDGLRVATGSYSNLFRVFGCSPGSTEATTLEASKNPMRQVPTPSRPSRSLGNSLTRVVRRGAENPGVDANGNSFDFTTKLLHLAWHPSENSIACAAANSLYMYYA; this comes from the exons TGTTTGGTGAACGTACGGCGGGTGAAGAGGTTCAGGAAG TGGACATAATTTCTGCTATCGAATTTGACAAGTCTGGCGATCATCTTGCTACTGGTGATCGTGGTGGTCGAGTGGTTCTCTTTGAGAGGACGGATACAAAAGAT CATGGTGAATCTAGAAGGGATTCagaaaggatggattattcgatcaGCAGGCATCCTGAATTCCGTTACAAAACAGAGTTTCAGAGTCACGAGCCCGAG TTTGACTACCTTAAGAGtttggagatagaagagaaaatcaacaaaatcagatGGTGCCAAATAGCTAATGGCGCCCTTTTCCTTCTCTCGACAAATGATAAAACCATCAAATTTTGGAAG GTTCAAGAAAAGAAGGTCAAGAAAATTGCTGAGATGAATGTTGACCCTTCTTTGAAAACAATGGGAAATGGCAGTATTGCTAGTTCAAGTAATTTAAGTAATCCTAAGCCAAGCCTTGAAAATGGAGGATATCCTGATTCAGATAGATCATTCAACTATCTTAGCTCTGACTTCTCATTTCCTCCGGGAGGCATACCGTCACTAAGATTACCCGTGGTA GTAAGTAGTCATGAAACAAGCTTGGTGGCTCGATGCCGTAGAGTTTATGCCCATGCACACGATTATCATATCAATTCTATTTCAAATAACAG TGATGGCGAAACTTTCATATCAGCTGATGATTTGAGAATAAATCTTTGGAACCTGGAAATAAGCAGTCAAAGTTTTAATATCGTTGATGTAAAACCTGCAAACATGGAGGATCTGACAG AGGTTATAACATCAGCAGAATTCCACCCTACACATTGTAATACATTGGCATATAGCAGTTCAAAGGGTTCAATCCGTCTAATTGACTTGCGGCAGTCAGCGTTATGTGATTCTCATGCCAAACT GTTCGAGGAACAGGAGGCTCCAGGATCCAGATCATTTTTCACCGAGATCATTGCTTCTATATCTGACATAAAATTTGGGAAGGATGGAAGATACATACTCAGTCGTGATTACATGACTTTAAAG TTATGGGACATTAATATGGATTCAGGTCCTGTTGCTACTTACCAGGTTCATGAGTATCTAAGACCTAAG CTTTGTGATTTATATGAAAACGATTCGATTTTTGATAAGTTCGAGTGCTGTCTGAGCGGCGATGGACTACGAGTAGCAACTGGTTCTTACAG CAATTTATTCCGAGTATTCGGCTGTTCTCCTGGAAGTACCGAGGCTACAACTTTGGAAGCCAGTAAAAATCCAATGAG ACAAGTTCCGACTCCTTCAAGGCCGTCTAGATCACTTGGAAATAGTCTAACACGAGTTGTAAGACGGG GAGCAGAAAACCCCGGTGTTGATGCAAACGGGAATTCGTTTGATTTCACAACAAAGCTGTTGCACTTAGCATGGCATCCATCTGAAAATTCAATTGCCTGTGCTGCAGCAAATAGCTTGTACATGTACTATGCAtaa
- the LOC131654191 gene encoding serine/threonine protein phosphatase 2A 55 kDa regulatory subunit B beta isoform isoform X1 — MNGGDDVVAAPAGPPSPLEWKFSQVFGERTAGEEVQEVDIISAIEFDKSGDHLATGDRGGRVVLFERTDTKDHGESRRDSERMDYSISRHPEFRYKTEFQSHEPEFDYLKSLEIEEKINKIRWCQIANGALFLLSTNDKTIKFWKVQEKKVKKIAEMNVDPSLKTMGNGSIASSSNLSNPKPSLENGGYPDSDRSFNYLSSDFSFPPGGIPSLRLPVVVSSHETSLVARCRRVYAHAHDYHINSISNNSDGETFISADDLRINLWNLEISSQSFNIVDVKPANMEDLTEVITSAEFHPTHCNTLAYSSSKGSIRLIDLRQSALCDSHAKLFEEQEAPGSRSFFTEIIASISDIKFGKDGRYILSRDYMTLKLWDINMDSGPVATYQVHEYLRPKLCDLYENDSIFDKFECCLSGDGLRVATGSYSNLFRVFGCSPGSTEATTLEASKNPMRRQVPTPSRPSRSLGNSLTRVVRRGAENPGVDANGNSFDFTTKLLHLAWHPSENSIACAAANSLYMYYA, encoded by the exons TGTTTGGTGAACGTACGGCGGGTGAAGAGGTTCAGGAAG TGGACATAATTTCTGCTATCGAATTTGACAAGTCTGGCGATCATCTTGCTACTGGTGATCGTGGTGGTCGAGTGGTTCTCTTTGAGAGGACGGATACAAAAGAT CATGGTGAATCTAGAAGGGATTCagaaaggatggattattcgatcaGCAGGCATCCTGAATTCCGTTACAAAACAGAGTTTCAGAGTCACGAGCCCGAG TTTGACTACCTTAAGAGtttggagatagaagagaaaatcaacaaaatcagatGGTGCCAAATAGCTAATGGCGCCCTTTTCCTTCTCTCGACAAATGATAAAACCATCAAATTTTGGAAG GTTCAAGAAAAGAAGGTCAAGAAAATTGCTGAGATGAATGTTGACCCTTCTTTGAAAACAATGGGAAATGGCAGTATTGCTAGTTCAAGTAATTTAAGTAATCCTAAGCCAAGCCTTGAAAATGGAGGATATCCTGATTCAGATAGATCATTCAACTATCTTAGCTCTGACTTCTCATTTCCTCCGGGAGGCATACCGTCACTAAGATTACCCGTGGTA GTAAGTAGTCATGAAACAAGCTTGGTGGCTCGATGCCGTAGAGTTTATGCCCATGCACACGATTATCATATCAATTCTATTTCAAATAACAG TGATGGCGAAACTTTCATATCAGCTGATGATTTGAGAATAAATCTTTGGAACCTGGAAATAAGCAGTCAAAGTTTTAATATCGTTGATGTAAAACCTGCAAACATGGAGGATCTGACAG AGGTTATAACATCAGCAGAATTCCACCCTACACATTGTAATACATTGGCATATAGCAGTTCAAAGGGTTCAATCCGTCTAATTGACTTGCGGCAGTCAGCGTTATGTGATTCTCATGCCAAACT GTTCGAGGAACAGGAGGCTCCAGGATCCAGATCATTTTTCACCGAGATCATTGCTTCTATATCTGACATAAAATTTGGGAAGGATGGAAGATACATACTCAGTCGTGATTACATGACTTTAAAG TTATGGGACATTAATATGGATTCAGGTCCTGTTGCTACTTACCAGGTTCATGAGTATCTAAGACCTAAG CTTTGTGATTTATATGAAAACGATTCGATTTTTGATAAGTTCGAGTGCTGTCTGAGCGGCGATGGACTACGAGTAGCAACTGGTTCTTACAG CAATTTATTCCGAGTATTCGGCTGTTCTCCTGGAAGTACCGAGGCTACAACTTTGGAAGCCAGTAAAAATCCAATGAG AAGACAAGTTCCGACTCCTTCAAGGCCGTCTAGATCACTTGGAAATAGTCTAACACGAGTTGTAAGACGGG GAGCAGAAAACCCCGGTGTTGATGCAAACGGGAATTCGTTTGATTTCACAACAAAGCTGTTGCACTTAGCATGGCATCCATCTGAAAATTCAATTGCCTGTGCTGCAGCAAATAGCTTGTACATGTACTATGCAtaa
- the LOC131654191 gene encoding serine/threonine protein phosphatase 2A 55 kDa regulatory subunit B beta isoform isoform X2 translates to MNGGDDVVAAPAGPPSPLEWKFSQVFGERTAGEEVQEVDIISAIEFDKSGDHLATGDRGGRVVLFERTDTKDHGESRRDSERMDYSISRHPEFRYKTEFQSHEPEFDYLKSLEIEEKINKIRWCQIANGALFLLSTNDKTIKFWKVQEKKVKKIAEMNVDPSLKTMGNGSIASSSNLSNPKPSLENGGYPDSDRSFNYLSSDFSFPPGGIPSLRLPVVSSHETSLVARCRRVYAHAHDYHINSISNNSDGETFISADDLRINLWNLEISSQSFNIVDVKPANMEDLTEVITSAEFHPTHCNTLAYSSSKGSIRLIDLRQSALCDSHAKLFEEQEAPGSRSFFTEIIASISDIKFGKDGRYILSRDYMTLKLWDINMDSGPVATYQVHEYLRPKLCDLYENDSIFDKFECCLSGDGLRVATGSYSNLFRVFGCSPGSTEATTLEASKNPMRRQVPTPSRPSRSLGNSLTRVVRRGAENPGVDANGNSFDFTTKLLHLAWHPSENSIACAAANSLYMYYA, encoded by the exons TGTTTGGTGAACGTACGGCGGGTGAAGAGGTTCAGGAAG TGGACATAATTTCTGCTATCGAATTTGACAAGTCTGGCGATCATCTTGCTACTGGTGATCGTGGTGGTCGAGTGGTTCTCTTTGAGAGGACGGATACAAAAGAT CATGGTGAATCTAGAAGGGATTCagaaaggatggattattcgatcaGCAGGCATCCTGAATTCCGTTACAAAACAGAGTTTCAGAGTCACGAGCCCGAG TTTGACTACCTTAAGAGtttggagatagaagagaaaatcaacaaaatcagatGGTGCCAAATAGCTAATGGCGCCCTTTTCCTTCTCTCGACAAATGATAAAACCATCAAATTTTGGAAG GTTCAAGAAAAGAAGGTCAAGAAAATTGCTGAGATGAATGTTGACCCTTCTTTGAAAACAATGGGAAATGGCAGTATTGCTAGTTCAAGTAATTTAAGTAATCCTAAGCCAAGCCTTGAAAATGGAGGATATCCTGATTCAGATAGATCATTCAACTATCTTAGCTCTGACTTCTCATTTCCTCCGGGAGGCATACCGTCACTAAGATTACCCGTG GTAAGTAGTCATGAAACAAGCTTGGTGGCTCGATGCCGTAGAGTTTATGCCCATGCACACGATTATCATATCAATTCTATTTCAAATAACAG TGATGGCGAAACTTTCATATCAGCTGATGATTTGAGAATAAATCTTTGGAACCTGGAAATAAGCAGTCAAAGTTTTAATATCGTTGATGTAAAACCTGCAAACATGGAGGATCTGACAG AGGTTATAACATCAGCAGAATTCCACCCTACACATTGTAATACATTGGCATATAGCAGTTCAAAGGGTTCAATCCGTCTAATTGACTTGCGGCAGTCAGCGTTATGTGATTCTCATGCCAAACT GTTCGAGGAACAGGAGGCTCCAGGATCCAGATCATTTTTCACCGAGATCATTGCTTCTATATCTGACATAAAATTTGGGAAGGATGGAAGATACATACTCAGTCGTGATTACATGACTTTAAAG TTATGGGACATTAATATGGATTCAGGTCCTGTTGCTACTTACCAGGTTCATGAGTATCTAAGACCTAAG CTTTGTGATTTATATGAAAACGATTCGATTTTTGATAAGTTCGAGTGCTGTCTGAGCGGCGATGGACTACGAGTAGCAACTGGTTCTTACAG CAATTTATTCCGAGTATTCGGCTGTTCTCCTGGAAGTACCGAGGCTACAACTTTGGAAGCCAGTAAAAATCCAATGAG AAGACAAGTTCCGACTCCTTCAAGGCCGTCTAGATCACTTGGAAATAGTCTAACACGAGTTGTAAGACGGG GAGCAGAAAACCCCGGTGTTGATGCAAACGGGAATTCGTTTGATTTCACAACAAAGCTGTTGCACTTAGCATGGCATCCATCTGAAAATTCAATTGCCTGTGCTGCAGCAAATAGCTTGTACATGTACTATGCAtaa